The following coding sequences lie in one Endomicrobiales bacterium genomic window:
- a CDS encoding rubrerythrin family protein translates to MKSLKGTKTEKNLLKAFAGESQARNRYTYFAGKAKKEGYEQIAAVFADTADNEKEHAKRFFKFLEGGMVEITAAFPAGIIDTTLQNLKEAAAGENFEHSKLYPEFAAIAKEEDFEDIASAFNSVSVAERGHEQRYLKLAANIEKQEVFKKQKTIKWRCRNCGYMHEGSVPPEQCPACLHPKAFFEPSAENY, encoded by the coding sequence ATGAAAAGTTTAAAAGGCACAAAAACCGAAAAAAATCTTTTAAAAGCATTTGCCGGCGAATCGCAGGCAAGAAACCGCTACACTTATTTTGCAGGTAAAGCAAAAAAAGAAGGATATGAACAAATAGCCGCGGTATTTGCCGATACAGCCGATAACGAAAAAGAACACGCTAAAAGGTTTTTTAAATTTCTTGAAGGTGGTATGGTGGAAATAACAGCCGCTTTCCCGGCGGGCATAATTGATACAACACTTCAAAACCTAAAAGAGGCCGCAGCTGGTGAAAACTTTGAACACTCAAAACTTTACCCGGAGTTTGCTGCTATTGCCAAAGAAGAGGATTTTGAAGATATTGCCTCCGCTTTTAACAGTGTATCTGTTGCAGAAAGAGGTCATGAGCAAAGATACCTTAAACTAGCCGCAAACATTGAAAAACAAGAAGTGTTTAAGAAACAAAAAACAATAAAATGGCGTTGCAGAAATTGTGGTTACATGCACGAAGGCTCAGTTCCACCGGAACAGTGCCCGGCGTGCCTGCATCCAAAAGCATTTTTTGAGCCATCGGCGGAAAATTATTAA
- a CDS encoding DUF3131 domain-containing protein, which produces MRKTIALFLSVVLFLNGVSFAAKAPAKTETKQETVMVDDYEGYSQQNYLNGDRGSWKYENFDEENDPDSYCKEQVVKIDGLNGSKKALKLVYSVDSKRPSAMNGFWTKLINFDASKYDFVCFDVKGDAKEGFTQEFVLELKKYKDQTERRAKLTGMYQVKGITENWQTYKVPLSYFNGLYDKTNQKIWDNPRSALSDLDELVITFNSRGVTKKKGAIYIDNIKFLRTGEKTEDVFCRPPSVNKDKEYILLEDPSYTKKEFWTADKKGGYNKKSAGTNEPAKLLEYLTKNPEAILYISNGVYEFKLHSADGGKFRFVSGTEFMKFLSTRIGGFPKQTIVKKQFPADDNAMLKEIAKDTWKFFDNIVDKKHGLVLDTITLNEKEPMGEGSSIGDYTNVTNIGVYLCSVVSAYDFGFITKEDAIERLKLTLNTVKTMDTSKYGFPYNYYDTTWGTRTEYFISMVDSGWLVAGMYIVKNAFPTELGQTCEELINRGNFNFFYDNVEQQMWHGFYENMGQYVNYHYGIFYTEPRLTSFIAIAKGDVEKDHWFKMVRTFPLEYDWATQKPKHRELKNYKGVQYYAGWYEWKNAQGKVYKYIPSWGGSVFEALMPTLFLDEKKYAPKGLGLNDQNYVDATIDYTLNYLKYPVWGMSPSSDPKGGYSEFGVKPLGTLGYKPGAITPHASFLALEFAPKEAIKNIRKMLDGWDAYGEYGFYDALDPMTKKVAYKYLSLDQGMILLSLNNYLNNGAIKKRFEADPIFEKGKELLSVENLFATSSENKQK; this is translated from the coding sequence ATGCGTAAAACAATCGCTTTATTTTTATCGGTAGTATTGTTTTTAAATGGTGTAAGTTTTGCCGCAAAGGCCCCAGCTAAAACCGAAACAAAACAAGAAACGGTTATGGTTGATGATTATGAGGGTTATAGTCAGCAAAATTACCTAAACGGCGATAGAGGTTCATGGAAGTACGAAAACTTTGACGAAGAAAACGACCCCGATTCTTATTGTAAAGAGCAGGTTGTAAAAATAGATGGCCTAAACGGCTCAAAAAAAGCGCTGAAACTTGTTTACAGCGTTGACTCAAAACGGCCCAGCGCAATGAATGGCTTTTGGACAAAGCTTATAAACTTTGATGCCAGTAAGTACGATTTTGTTTGCTTTGATGTAAAAGGAGATGCAAAAGAGGGCTTTACACAAGAATTTGTTTTAGAGTTAAAAAAATACAAAGATCAAACTGAGCGCAGGGCAAAACTTACCGGAATGTATCAGGTAAAAGGCATAACTGAGAATTGGCAAACTTACAAAGTACCGCTTTCTTACTTTAATGGACTATACGATAAAACAAACCAAAAAATATGGGACAATCCGCGCTCTGCACTTTCAGATTTAGATGAACTTGTAATAACTTTTAATTCCCGCGGTGTAACAAAAAAGAAAGGTGCAATATATATAGATAACATTAAATTTCTTAGAACAGGCGAAAAAACAGAGGATGTATTTTGCCGTCCGCCATCAGTTAATAAAGACAAAGAATATATTTTACTTGAAGACCCATCATACACTAAAAAAGAATTTTGGACAGCTGATAAAAAAGGCGGTTACAATAAAAAATCGGCAGGCACAAATGAGCCAGCAAAACTGCTTGAGTACTTAACAAAAAATCCAGAAGCAATACTTTATATATCAAATGGAGTTTATGAGTTTAAATTACACAGTGCCGATGGCGGAAAGTTTCGCTTTGTAAGCGGAACAGAGTTTATGAAGTTTTTATCAACCCGCATAGGCGGTTTCCCTAAACAAACAATTGTAAAAAAACAATTCCCAGCAGATGATAACGCAATGCTAAAAGAAATAGCAAAAGATACTTGGAAATTTTTTGACAATATAGTAGATAAAAAGCACGGTCTTGTTTTAGACACAATAACACTAAACGAAAAAGAGCCAATGGGCGAAGGCAGTTCAATAGGTGATTACACAAATGTAACAAACATTGGTGTTTATTTGTGCAGCGTTGTTTCAGCTTACGACTTTGGATTTATTACAAAAGAAGATGCCATAGAGCGATTAAAGTTGACACTTAACACAGTAAAAACAATGGACACATCAAAATATGGTTTCCCTTACAATTATTACGATACAACATGGGGAACTCGCACTGAATATTTTATTTCAATGGTAGATAGCGGTTGGCTTGTGGCTGGAATGTACATAGTTAAAAATGCCTTTCCAACTGAGCTTGGGCAAACTTGTGAGGAGTTAATAAATCGCGGGAACTTTAACTTTTTTTATGACAATGTTGAACAGCAAATGTGGCACGGCTTTTATGAAAACATGGGGCAATATGTAAATTATCACTATGGCATATTTTACACAGAACCGCGGTTAACAAGCTTTATAGCAATTGCAAAAGGCGATGTTGAAAAAGACCACTGGTTTAAAATGGTAAGAACATTCCCCTTAGAGTACGACTGGGCAACACAAAAACCAAAACACCGTGAGCTTAAAAATTATAAAGGTGTACAATATTATGCTGGCTGGTATGAGTGGAAAAATGCTCAAGGCAAAGTGTATAAATATATTCCATCATGGGGCGGTTCAGTATTTGAAGCACTAATGCCAACATTGTTTTTAGACGAAAAAAAATATGCGCCTAAAGGGCTTGGCTTAAACGACCAAAATTATGTAGATGCCACAATTGATTACACACTAAATTATTTAAAGTACCCAGTTTGGGGAATGAGCCCGTCGTCCGACCCAAAAGGCGGCTATAGCGAGTTTGGTGTAAAACCACTTGGCACGCTTGGCTATAAACCAGGCGCCATAACGCCGCATGCCTCATTTTTAGCGTTAGAGTTTGCGCCAAAAGAAGCAATAAAAAACATACGCAAAATGCTTGATGGCTGGGATGCATACGGCGAGTACGGTTTTTATGATGCGTTAGATCCAATGACAAAAAAGGTTGCCTATAAGTATTTATCGTTAGACCAGGGAATGATACTGCTTTCCCTAAATAACTACTTAAACAACGGCGCAATAAAAAAGCGCTTTGAAGCCGACCCAATATTTGAAAAAGGCAAAGAATTATTAAGCGTAGAGAATTTATTTGCCACTTCATCGGAAAACAAGCAAAAGTAG
- a CDS encoding desulfoferrodoxin, which yields MTQAKGIYKCEVCGNIVEVLHLGGGELVCCGQPMKLVTENSVEASKEKHIPVIEVTSNGVKVKVGSIAHPMEEKHFIEWIEVNVDGKVCKKFLKPGDAPEAEFCVSGAKISARAYCNLHGLWKS from the coding sequence ATGACACAGGCAAAAGGTATTTACAAGTGTGAGGTGTGTGGTAATATAGTTGAAGTGTTACATTTGGGCGGCGGAGAGCTTGTTTGTTGCGGCCAGCCAATGAAACTTGTAACAGAGAATTCAGTTGAAGCTTCAAAGGAAAAGCACATTCCTGTAATTGAGGTAACTTCAAATGGTGTAAAAGTAAAGGTCGGCAGTATTGCTCACCCAATGGAAGAGAAGCACTTTATTGAATGGATAGAGGTAAATGTAGATGGCAAAGTATGTAAAAAGTTCCTTAAACCGGGTGATGCACCAGAGGCAGAATTTTGCGTTAGTGGAGCAAAAATATCTGCAAGAGCATATTGCAACTTGCATGGTCTTTGGAAGAGCTAA
- a CDS encoding TlpA family protein disulfide reductase, giving the protein MKKLFTVCVSLMLFFIAGSFINLSAQVSPQGIAPDFTLSDTEGVTFTLSDLKGKTVLLSFGASWCPFCVEEVPVLIKIQENNKDKNFQLLAINLDSSINKAKKFKEKQRLNYPLLFDADNKVTNAYSVRGIPANFVVDEYGQVYSFGPDIESAQKQLNELIKQNKKINKSNKK; this is encoded by the coding sequence ATGAAAAAGTTATTTACTGTGTGTGTTTCCTTGATGCTGTTTTTTATTGCAGGCAGTTTTATAAATCTTAGTGCCCAGGTATCACCGCAGGGCATCGCACCTGATTTCACACTTTCAGATACCGAGGGTGTAACATTTACACTTTCAGACCTGAAAGGTAAAACCGTGCTTTTAAGTTTTGGTGCCAGTTGGTGTCCCTTTTGTGTAGAAGAAGTGCCGGTGTTAATAAAAATACAGGAAAACAACAAAGATAAAAACTTTCAATTATTAGCAATAAATTTAGACAGTAGCATTAATAAAGCAAAAAAATTCAAAGAAAAGCAACGATTAAACTACCCCTTATTATTTGACGCAGATAACAAGGTTACAAATGCTTATAGTGTGCGCGGAATACCTGCGAATTTTGTGGTAGATGAGTACGGTCAGGTGTATTCTTTTGGCCCCGACATAGAAAGCGCGCAAAAACAATTAAACGAATTAATAAAACAAAACAAGAAAATTAATAAATCTAATAAAAAATAA
- the mnmG gene encoding tRNA uridine-5-carboxymethylaminomethyl(34) synthesis enzyme MnmG, giving the protein MREKINYSVIVVGGGHAGAEAALACARMGLKTLLITMRLDKIAAMSCNPAIGGIAKGQIVRELDAMGGEMAKVTDEAGLQFRMLNLSKGPAVWSPRAQCDKKLYHQLMRSVLETQENLDLLEAEVSEVIESKRKVIGVKTIDGSTYNSDAVIITTGTFLKGVLHTGLKSSSGGRINEKSSEFLSDSLKKLGFEVGRLKTGTPARLDSASVDFSKMSAQHGDEPPIPFSHFTNKLIWQKNKKQLPCYLTYTNETTHQHIKNNLDRSPLYSGKIKSIGPRYCPSIEDKVIRFSERDRHQVFLEPEGYNSNWLYANGISTSLPEDVQDNIVHSIEGLENAKILRYGYAIEYDYCPPTQLTQTLETKNIEGLYFAGQINGTTGYEEAAAQGFMAGVNASLKIQNKEPLTLSRQEAYIGVMIDDLVTKGVDEPYRMFTSRAEHRLYLRNDNADLRLMEYGHKIELINSEIYEKFLLYKASVEGLLKAKKNIKPELPCNEELYPWDKEAVTFQAEVTKKYGGYIARQNQFAAKLGKETNKKIPDNFDYDKVISLLAEARQKFKKIMPKTIGQALRIPGISPSDIAVILIHLKGKK; this is encoded by the coding sequence ATGCGCGAAAAAATAAATTATTCAGTTATTGTTGTTGGCGGCGGGCATGCCGGCGCCGAAGCCGCACTTGCTTGCGCAAGAATGGGCCTTAAAACTTTGCTTATAACAATGCGGCTTGATAAAATTGCCGCAATGTCTTGCAACCCGGCAATTGGCGGAATTGCAAAAGGCCAAATTGTACGCGAGTTAGATGCCATGGGCGGCGAGATGGCAAAAGTAACCGACGAGGCAGGCCTGCAATTTAGAATGCTCAACCTTTCAAAAGGCCCGGCAGTGTGGTCGCCAAGAGCTCAATGCGACAAAAAACTATACCACCAATTAATGCGCTCTGTTTTGGAAACTCAGGAAAACCTTGATTTGCTTGAAGCGGAAGTTAGTGAAGTTATTGAAAGCAAGCGTAAAGTTATTGGAGTTAAAACTATCGATGGCTCAACTTATAATTCAGATGCAGTAATAATTACAACTGGAACTTTCCTTAAAGGTGTTTTACACACCGGCTTAAAAAGTTCCTCTGGCGGTAGAATAAATGAAAAATCTTCGGAGTTTTTATCGGACTCACTTAAAAAACTTGGCTTTGAAGTTGGTAGGCTTAAAACAGGCACACCGGCAAGGTTAGATTCTGCAAGCGTTGATTTTTCAAAAATGTCCGCACAACATGGGGATGAACCGCCAATTCCTTTTTCCCACTTTACCAATAAACTAATTTGGCAAAAAAATAAAAAACAACTCCCGTGTTATCTAACATATACAAATGAAACAACACATCAACATATCAAAAATAATTTAGATCGTTCACCACTTTATAGCGGCAAAATTAAAAGCATCGGGCCCCGTTACTGCCCCTCAATAGAAGATAAAGTTATACGCTTTTCCGAGCGCGACCGCCATCAGGTATTTTTAGAGCCCGAAGGTTATAACTCAAACTGGCTTTATGCAAACGGAATATCTACAAGCTTGCCAGAAGATGTTCAAGATAATATTGTTCATTCAATTGAGGGATTAGAAAATGCAAAAATCCTTCGCTATGGTTATGCCATAGAGTACGATTACTGTCCGCCAACACAGCTAACCCAGACACTTGAAACAAAAAACATTGAAGGGCTATACTTTGCCGGCCAGATAAACGGCACAACTGGTTACGAAGAAGCAGCTGCACAGGGTTTTATGGCTGGGGTAAATGCTTCACTTAAAATTCAAAACAAAGAACCTCTCACATTAAGCAGACAAGAAGCATATATAGGCGTTATGATTGATGATCTTGTTACAAAAGGCGTAGATGAACCATACCGAATGTTTACCTCGCGTGCTGAACATCGGCTTTATTTAAGAAACGACAATGCCGATTTGCGCCTAATGGAATATGGCCATAAAATAGAGCTTATAAATTCAGAAATCTATGAAAAATTCCTGCTCTATAAAGCTTCGGTTGAAGGTTTGCTTAAAGCAAAAAAGAACATAAAACCAGAACTCCCGTGCAATGAAGAGCTTTACCCATGGGATAAAGAAGCTGTTACATTTCAGGCAGAAGTTACAAAAAAATATGGCGGCTATATTGCACGGCAAAACCAGTTTGCCGCAAAACTTGGCAAAGAAACCAATAAAAAGATACCAGATAATTTCGACTACGACAAAGTAATATCTTTGCTTGCAGAAGCTCGTCAGAAATTTAAAAAAATAATGCCAAAAACAATTGGCCAGGCGCTTAGAATTCCGGGTATATCACCGTCAGACATAGCGGTAATACTAATTCACCTAAAAGGTAAAAAATAA
- the rsmG gene encoding 16S rRNA (guanine(527)-N(7))-methyltransferase RsmG, translating into MDIQQQLLEKFKNFIENYIDELKVEQQDQLMRFLQLLTETNLIHNLVSFKTFEELVFRHAADSLCALPIINRIIKEKNIAAPSIVDVGSGGGFPAIPLKIFLPQSRFLLVESVGKKCVFLKEASAALGFENFRVENIRAEEIGRASDCREKFDFATSRALSGFNSNLEFISPFVKPGGLCIIYKSDKYKDELINAENALRKLNLKLLEIFSYEIPLETETKKFNLLVLEKTGHTQNTYPRRTGIPEKNPL; encoded by the coding sequence ATGGATATTCAACAACAGTTATTAGAAAAGTTTAAAAACTTTATAGAGAACTATATTGACGAGCTTAAAGTTGAACAACAAGACCAGCTAATGCGTTTTTTACAATTACTAACAGAAACTAACTTAATACACAATTTAGTTTCTTTTAAAACATTTGAAGAACTTGTTTTTAGGCACGCTGCCGACTCACTCTGTGCCCTGCCTATAATAAATAGAATTATTAAAGAAAAAAATATAGCTGCGCCTTCAATTGTAGATGTTGGCTCGGGTGGAGGATTTCCCGCAATACCACTTAAAATATTTTTACCTCAAAGCAGATTTTTGCTTGTTGAATCAGTTGGTAAAAAATGTGTATTTTTAAAAGAGGCATCTGCGGCACTTGGCTTTGAAAATTTCAGGGTAGAAAATATAAGAGCAGAAGAAATTGGAAGGGCAAGTGATTGCAGAGAGAAGTTTGACTTTGCTACATCTCGCGCACTAAGCGGATTTAATTCAAACTTAGAATTTATATCCCCATTTGTAAAACCAGGTGGACTTTGCATTATTTATAAGTCAGACAAATACAAAGATGAACTAATAAACGCAGAAAATGCACTAAGAAAACTTAACCTAAAACTTTTAGAAATTTTCTCCTATGAAATTCCATTAGAAACCGAAACAAAAAAATTCAACCTACTTGTACTTGAAAAAACTGGCCACACACAAAACACTTACCCCCGCCGCACTGGCATACCAGAAAAAAACCCTCTTTAG